A window from Cryptomeria japonica chromosome 1, Sugi_1.0, whole genome shotgun sequence encodes these proteins:
- the LOC131048119 gene encoding putative leucine-rich repeat receptor-like serine/threonine-protein kinase At2g24130 produces the protein MGNCSQLLHLHLTGNQLSGMVPQELGMLTVLRKLHLGRNNLSSGSSTTTSILNILTNCSNLKELYLYQNHFSGTLLRAIGKLYPNLSKLSLRSNNITGNVPEEIGNLTVLTIISLGNNNIIGKIPKALSRLEESTVAGIELQQTTRHNSSRVWQARAGSFSSVYRGLLSDNTLVAVKVFDQDPQNSYKNFYKECRILSKIRHRNLVKVLSSCSTPEFRALVLQFMSKGSLEQQLHQDCRLTSKMRLNIALDVAHAMAYLHHDCSPPVVHCDLKPSNVLMDENMTTQVADFGIARLMSSTDSASSSTSMLKGTVGYLAPECGLGGQATTKIDVYSFGVLILEMVTRKKPTDKMFIGNKTLPSWVRTAYPEALENVVDREMVGDELHVEGFMESTEQGRWLVSLIGLALQCTRYSPGERPTMREVEGILERIVYGTAYGNLEEHPSVQSLLTPVRGLGHPNSGTSSSST, from the exons ATGGGAAATTGTTCTCAGCTCTTACATCTTCATCTCACTGGCAATCAGCTAAGTGGTATGGTGCCTCAAGAATTGGGAATGCTAACTGTTCTAAGAAAACTACATCTAGGAAGAAATAATTTATCAAGTGGAAGTTCCACCACAACATCTATTTTGAACATTCTTACAAACTGCTCCAATCTCAAAGAACTCTATCTCTATCAGAACCATTTCAGTGGCACTTTATTACGGGCCATAGGAAAACTCTATCCTAACCTATCAAAACTATCCTTGAGAAGCAACAATATAACTGGTAATGTACCAGAAGAAATTGGCAACCTTACTGTGTTGACCATTATTTCTCTCGGCAATAACAATATAATTGGCAAAATTCCGAAAGCACTAAGTCGTCTTGAAGAATCTACAGTGGCTGGAATAGAGCTTCAACAAACTACAAGGCACAATTCCAGTAGAGTTTGGCAAGCTA GGGCAGGTAGCTTCAGTTCCGTTTACCGAGGACTGCTATCTGATAACACATTGGTGGCTGTTAAAGTATTCGATCAGGATCCTCAAAATTCATACAAGAACTTCTACAAAGAGTGCAGAATACTAAGCAAAATCAGACACCGCAATCTGGTCAAAGTCTTGTCCTCTTGCTCAACGCCAGAATTCAGGGCTCTGGTACTCCAGTTCATGTCAAAAGGAAGCCTCGAACAACAGCTGCACCAAGATTGCAGGTTGACTTCAAAGATGAGATTGAACATCGCACTGGATGTGGCACACGCAATGGCATATTTACACCACGATTGTTCTCCTCCTGTTGTTCACTGTGACTTGAAACCCTCAAATGTTTTAATGGATGAGAACATGACAACCCAAGTGGCCGATTTTGGGATTGCCCGTCTAATGTCTTCCACCGATTCTGCAAGCAGCAGCACATCTATGCTGAAGGGAACAGTAGGCTACCTTGCTCCAG AATGTGGATTGGGGGGACAAGCCACGACCAAGATCGATGTTTACAGTTTTGGTGTGCTCATCCTTGAAATGGTGACAAGAAAGAAGCCCACAGATAAAATGTTCATTGGCAACAAAACTTTGCCCAGTTGGGTGAGAACAGCGTATCCTGAAGCACTGGAGAACGTGGTGGACAGAGAAATGGTAGGTGATGAGTTGCATGTGGAGGGATTCATGGAATCCACAGAGCAGGGCAGGTGGCTGGTTAGTTTGATTGGGCTGGCGTTACAATGCACGAGATATAGTCCAGGGGAAAGACCAACAATGAGAGAGGTGGAGGGCATACTCGAAAGGATTGTGTATGGCACAGCATATGGCAATTTAGAGGAGCATCCATCAGTGCAGAGTTTATTAACACCAGTCAGGGGATTAGGCCATCCAAATAGTGGTACATCATCTTCATCCACTTAA
- the LOC131858161 gene encoding LRR receptor-like serine/threonine-protein kinase RGI5: MLEGSIPSEIFTTLSRLRHLNVRFNKLNGSILEEIGQLQQLRQLKLGNNSFIGAIPKALGNCSSLDMLSLFSNSFYGYIPTELGSLTLLQVLQLDENSLGGSIPSSLMNCIELKFLSLKHNKFAGTIPEDIGYKLPKLEAIFLRGNNLSGSLPKSLGNYSAVYALSTRDKKLSGVIPQELGMLSRLQSLGLHMNSFHEFVFPFLLNCTQLRVVSLVVNRFEGSILVNIGLKLTNL, from the coding sequence ATGCTTGAGGGATCAATTCCATCTGAAATTTTCACAACATTGTCCAGATTACGACATCTGAATGTGCGTTTCAACAAACTCAATGGTAGCATCCTAGAAGAGATTGGTCAATTACAGCAACTGAGGCAGCTTAAGTTGGGGAACAATAGCTTTATTGGTGCCATTCCCAAGGCGCTTGGAAATTGTTCTTCTCTGGATATGTTGTCGTTATTTTCGAATTCTTTCTATGGCTACATTCCAACAGAATTGGGTTCACTTACACTACTCCAAGTACTTCAGTTGGATGAAAATAGCCTTGGAGGATCAATTCCATCTTCTCTCATGAACTGCATAGAATTGAAATTCTTGAGTCTAAAGCACAACAAGTTTGCAGGGACAATTCCAGAGGATATAGGCTATAAGTTGCCCAAATTGGAAGCAATTTTCCTCAGAGGGAATAATCTAAGTGGCAGCCTCCCAAAATCTTTAGGAAACTATTCGGCGGTCTATGCTCTTTCGACTCGGGATAAAAAGTTGAGCGGAGTGATACCCCAAGAGTTGGGGATGCTGAGTCGACTACAATCACTTGGGCTTCATATGAACAGCTTCCATgaatttgtttttccttttctcttaAATTGTACACAACTACGAGTGGTTAGTCTCGTAGTCAACAGGTTCGAGGGCTCCATTCTTGTTAACATTGGCCTCAAGCTCACCAACTTATGA
- the LOC131858162 gene encoding probable LRR receptor-like serine/threonine-protein kinase At3g47570, translating into MTMGLQEQVNFCKGWFIFFLLCFCFVLPTFSFNDFQNQKQIDAQALLELKMSVKIDPTFSLSNWVAGNNVCNWTGITCNDQKRVVSVVLKYKELSGQIPPHMGNISFLTTLDLSYNYLSGSSTHHFGRLEKLQYLNLDGNHLQGSIPPSMGTCTNLLHLTLENNFLSGSIPAELSSLHNLEIVDSETTMSLQSQPINQIK; encoded by the coding sequence ATGACGATGGGATTGCAAGAGCAGGTGAATTTTTGTAAAGGTTGGTTCATCTTTTTCCTCCTCTGCTTTTGTTTTGTGTTGCCCACATTTTCATTCAATGATTTCCAAAACCAGAAACAAATCGATGCACAAGCTTTGCTCGAGTTAAAAATGTCTGTGAAAATAGATCCAACATTTTCTCTATCTAATTGGGTAGCCGGAAATAATGTTTGCAATTGGACTGGAATAACCTGTAATGACCAAAAACGGGTTGTGAGTGTGGTTCTCAAATACAAGGAGCTGAGTGGTCAGATTCCCCCTCATATGGGCAACATCTCCTTCCTTACAACTCTCGACCTCTCTTATAATTATTTGTCTGGCTCCAGTACCCACCATTTTGGTAGATTAGAGAAGCTGCAGTACCTTAACTTGGATGGAAATCATTTGCAAGGTTCAATTCCACCTAGTATGGGCACATGTACAAATCTGTTGCATCTCACATTAGAAAATAATTTCTTGAGTGGAAGCATACCGGCAGAGCTGAGTTCATTGCACAACCTGGAAATTGTAGACTCTGAAACTACTATGTCTCTTCAGAGCCAAccgattaatcaaattaaataa